In a single window of the Drosophila subpulchrella strain 33 F10 #4 breed RU33 chromosome X, RU_Dsub_v1.1 Primary Assembly, whole genome shotgun sequence genome:
- the LOC119557400 gene encoding peptidoglycan-recognition protein SA gives MFPARLGSLLFVAAVVVLLGITVASVSAGKPRHPASNCPPIKLKRQWGGKPSLGLHYQVRPIRYVVIHHTVTGECSGLLKCAEILQNMQSYHQNELDYNDISYNFLIGSDGIVYEGTGWGLRGAHTYGYNGNGTGIAFIGNFVDKLPTDAALQAAKNLLACGVQQGELSEDYALIAGSQVISTQSPGLTLYNEIQEWPHWLSNP, from the exons ATGTTTCCCGCTCGCTTGGGTTCGCTTCTTTTCGTGGCTGCCGTTGTGGTGCTTCTGGGGATCACCGTGGCTTCCGTCTCCGCCGGAAAGCCCCGTCATCCAGCGTCCAATTGTCCGCCCATCAAGCTTAAGCGCCAGTGGGGAGGTAAGCCATCGCTGGGCCTTCACTACCAAGTCCGTCCCATTCGCTATGTGGTCATCCATCACACGGTCACCGGCGAGTGCAGTGGCCTGCTCAAGTGCGCCGAGATCCTACAGAACATGCAGAGCTATCATCAAAACGAACTGGACTACAATGATATCAGTTACAA CTTCCTGATTGGCAGCGATGGCATTGTTTACGAGGGCACTGGCTGGGGATTGCGGGGAGCACACACCTACGGCTACAATGGCAACGGCACGGGAATAGCCTTTATCGGCAACTTTGTGG ATAAACTTCCAACGGATGCGGCTCTGCAGGCGGCCAAGAATCTTCTGGCCTGCGGGGTGCAACAGGGGGAGCTGAGCGAGGATTACGCCCTGATCGCCGGTTCCCAGGTGATCAGCACCCAGAGTCCCGGACTGACGCTATATAACGAGATCCAGGAGTGGCCGCATTGGCTCTCGAATCCTTGA
- the LOC119557401 gene encoding uncharacterized protein LOC119557401 has protein sequence MSHSVTITRTTTSTTNTSYIVLNTGYLKTFPGILKLFELIIGAAIVGILAYNFQDFHRYYYGQQDLFHYLMGVTFMIGTFCLLLACLTSLSTGGIIAKTIYELIYHSVAAILILASSTFLLIRLRDVKHDSYMVAGILGLVNAVLYFISAFLAHRSYRGI, from the exons ATGTCGCACTCAGTCACCATTACCcgcaccaccaccagcaccaccaacACCTCCTACATTGTCCTGAATACGGGCTATCTGAAGACCTTCCCCGGAATTCTCAAGCTCTTCGAGCTG ATCATCGGTGCCGCCATTGTGGGAATTCTGGCGTACAACTTCCAGGATTTCCATAGATATTACTACGGCCAGCAGGATCTGTTTCATTATCTCATGGGCGTCACCTTTATGATAGGGACGTTCTGCTTACTCCTGGCCTGTCTCACGTCGCTGAGCACGGGTGGCATTATTGCCAAGACGATCTAT GAGCTGATCTACCACAGCGTGGCCGCCATCTTGATCCTGGCCTCGTCCACCTTCCTGCTGATCAGGTTACGCGACGTGAAGCACGATTCCTATATGGTGGCCGGAATTTTGGGCCTGGTCAATGCGGTGCTCTACTTCATCAGCGCCTTTTTGGCCCACCGATCCTACCGCGGCATTTAA
- the LOC119556116 gene encoding death-associated protein kinase related produces MFTEKGIFPIGDGLLDVDADRLKGLLVSCHDINDMYEVEQTPFARGKFAAVRRAIHKNTGSHFAAKFLKRRRRAQSSDKEIKHEIAVLMLCEGEDNIVNLNAVHETRSDTALLLELATGGELQTILDNEECLTEAQGRHCMREVLKALKFLHDRSIAHLDLKPQNILLAGERIEDGLKLCDFGISRVVSEGINVREMAGTPDYVAPEVLQYEPLSLLTDIWSVGVLTYVLLSGFSPFGGDTKQETFLNISQCALTFPDNLFGGVSPVAIDFIRRALRIKPNDRMSAAGCLEHIWLKDDCSLDRQIYLQPQSDAEEEEEEEEDDDEEEVEDEEEPVDEEEDEGQTVEEPATEPTQQQQPPAQQQHQQQQQQPHQLAKSGSHSKPTHNGHHRANSSGSISKIPIATSKLLSSPSSETTTAIHTLTSNGNTNGHIHKPTQIVTPTRRASDSDKENTYTATFVKKPVATIQLGSSNGIEDATVVATLTLFPDAPTTPKVIRKTPTGESNGSATSVKALVKKFQLEESSGPAMARRSGGSMTSGSGLHSPTTTAAASVRMNSIRRASEPLTTVYKKLQTPQNGCSSSISSPSPSPGSSPTTTTSSSTATLLIHSQRLASSTAPASHSAAPATATATATSSASSSNSSSSSSSSGKTASAAHHLHHHHMHHHHHHHHHHVVIAAKNAAAVAATNNLSLDQGIIC; encoded by the exons GGGCAAATTCGCCGCCGTTCGCCGCGCCATCCACAAGAACACAGGCTCGCACTTcgcggcgaagttcctgaagaGGAGGCGCCGGGCGCAGAGCAGCGACAAGGAGATCAAGCACGAGATCGCGGTGCTGATGCTCTGCGAGGGCGAGGACAACATCGTCAACCTCAACGCCGTCCACGAGACGCGCTCGGACACAGCACTCCTGCTGGAGCT GGCCACTGGTGGCGAGCTGCAGACGATCCTGGACAACGAGGAGTGCCTGACGGAGGCGCAGGGCCGCCACTGCATGAGGGAGGTGCTCAAGGCGCTGAAGTTCCTGCACGACCGCTCCATTGCCCACTTGGACCTCAAGCCGCAGAACATCCTGCTCGCCGGCGAGCGCATAGAAG ATGGATTGAAACTTTGCGACTTTGGGATCTCGCGGGTGGTGAGCGAGGGCATCAATGTAAGGGAGATGGCTGGAACACCCGACTACGTGGCCCCCGAGGTGCTGCAGTACGAGCCGCTGTCCCTGCTGACGGACATCTGGTCGGTGGGCGTGCTCACCTACGTGCTGCTATCCGGATTCTCGCCCTTCGGCGGCGACACCAAGCAGGAGACCTTCCTCAACATCTCGCAGTGCGCCCTCACCTTCCCGGACAACCTCTTCGGCGGCGTCTCGCCGGTGGCCATCGACTTCATCCGTCGCGCATTGCGAATTAAGCCAAA CGATCGCATGAGTGCCGCCGGCTGCTTGGAGCACATTTGGCTGAAGGACGACTGTTCCCTGGACAGACAGATCTATCTGCAGCCCCAGAGCGATGCCGAagaggaagaggaggaggaggaggacgacgacgaggaggaggtggaggacGAAGAGGAGCCCgtcgacgaggaggaggacgagggACAGACCGTCGAGGAGCCAGCGACAGAGCCAacccaacagcagcagccacctgcccagcagcagcatcagcagcagcagcaacagccacACCAGCTAGCCAAATCCGGCAGCCACAGCAAACCGACGCACAATGGCCACCATCGGGCgaacagcagcggcagcatcTCCAAGATCCCCATTGCCACCAGCAAGCTCCTGAGCAGTCCCAGCTCTGAGACCACCACGGCCATCCACACGCTAACCAGCAATGGTAACACTAATGGTCACATCCACAAACCCACCCAGATTGTGACGCCGACGCGACGAGCCTCGGATTCGGACAAGGAGAACACGTATACGGCCACGTTTGTAAAGAAGCCAGTGGCCACCATCCAGTTGGGCAGCTCCAATGGCATCGAGGATGCCACCGTGGTGGCCACACTCACCCTCTTCCCCGACGCACCCACCACGCCCAAGGTGATCCGCAAGACGCCGACGGGCGAGTCGAATGGCTCGGCCACGTCCGTCAAAGCGCTGGTCAAGAAATTCCAGCTGGAGGAATCGAGCGGTCCGGCCATGGCCCGGCGTAGTGGTGGATCGATGACCAGCGGCAGTGGGCTGCATTCGCCAACGACGACGGCGGCGGCGTCGGTCCGGATGAACAGCATTCGACGAGCCTCGGAGCCGTTGACCACGGTGTACAAGAAGCTGCAGACGCCGCAGAAtggatgcagcagcagcatttcGAGCCCGAGTCCGAGTCCTGGCAGCAgccccaccaccaccacatCCAGCAGCACCGCCACCCTGCTGATCCACAGCCAGCGATTGGCCAGCAGCACAGCGCCGGCCAGCCACAGTGCCGCTCCAGCAACAGCCACAGCCACAGCCACCTCCtccgccagcagcagcaacagcagcagcagcagcagcagctcagGGAAGACAGCGAGTGCCGCCCACCATCTGCACCACCATCATATGcaccaccatcaccatcatcatcaccatcatGTGGTGATTGCGGCAAAGAATGCCGCCGCCGTGGCCGCCACCAACAACTTGAGCCTGGATCAGGGTATCATCTGTTAG